The Oncorhynchus kisutch isolate 150728-3 unplaced genomic scaffold, Okis_V2 Okis05a-Okis16b_hom, whole genome shotgun sequence genome contains the following window.
CCGTCGAGCTAAAACCTAACCTACGCTAGTATGGATATTGCCATCCAGCACCCCTGGTTCAGACGTGCCATGGGCTCCATGTATCCCGCTCGTCTCTTTGACCAGTTTTTCGGGGAGGGCATGTTCGACTATGACCTGTTCCCCTACGCTGCCTCCACCATCAGCCCCTACTACAGACAGTCGCTGTTCCGCAACTTCCTGGACTCCACCAACTCTGGCATGTCTGAGGTAACAACTAACCTGTTCAACCTGACTGATTGATCACTGTGCTCAGCATTGGAAGTGTTCCGTCTGGTTTACCAGGCTAAGCTGCTCCGTCCTCTGGGGAAGAATAGGATCCACTAAGACCTATTCATTCACCATCATTCTAAATCTGTAGTCCCTTTAGTTTAGTTCAAACTACCCAAATGTATGGTTTGCATGTTTCTTGTTGTCTATCTTTATGGATAGAAAGCAGACTTGGTTGTCAGTGTTTGATGGGGAAAGATGTAATACTTCATAGACAGAAGATGTTGTCCTAGCTAACAGAGAGAGCTTGTGTGTCCTTGGGGGAATCAAATcatccccaggtcgttgctgtaaatgagaatgtggtctcagtcaacagacctggtaaaataagggtaaaattaATCAATTGAAACCGAGTTATTAGGGCCATGATGCATTGGTTACATCCTCTACAGTGTCATTGGTTGAACAGTATGCTGTTTTCCTATAAAAAAGACGATTCGCAAAATGGACTGAGATTGGACAGATTTGACTCGTACTGTAATTGGCCCTAATGTAGCGCTAGCCAGATCTGTTATTGAATGGCTATGACAGCAGTAGCGCTAGCCAGATCTGTTATTGAATGGCTATGACAGCAGTAGCGCTAGCCAGATCTGTTATTGAATGGCTATGACAGCAGTAGCGCTAGCCATATCTGTTATTGAATGGCTATGATAGCAGTAGCGCTAGCCATATCTGTTATTGAATGGCTATGATAGCAGTAGCGCTAGCCAGATCTGTTATTGAATGGCTATGACAGCAGTAGCGCTAGCCATATCTGTTATTGAATGGCTATGACAGCAGTAGCACTAGCCAGATCTGTTATTGAATGGCTACGACAGCAGTAGCGCTAGCCATATCTGTTATTGAATGGCTATGACAGTAGTAGCACTAGCCAGATCTGTTATTGAATGGCTATGACAGTAGTAGCGCTAGCCAGATCTGTTATTGAATGGCTATGACAGTAGTAGCGCTAGCCAGATCTGTTATTGAATGGCTATGACAGCAGTAGCACTAGCCAGATCTGTTATTGAATGGCTACGACAGCAGTAGCGCTAGCCATATCTGTTATTGAATGGCTATGACAGTAGTAGCACTAGCCAGATCTGTTATTGAATGGCTATGACAGTAGTAGCGCTAGCCAGATCTGTTATTGAATGGCTATGACAGCAGTAGCGCTAGCCATATCTGTTATTGAATGGCTATGACAGTAGTAGCGCTAGCCATATCTGTTATTGAATGGCTATGACAGTAGTAGCGCTAGCCATATCTGTTATTGAATGGCTATGACAGCAGTAGCGCTAGCCATATCTGTTATTGAATGGCTATGACAGCAGTAGCGCTAGCCAGATCTGTTATTGAATGGCTATGACAGCAGTAGCGCTAGCCAGATCTGTTATTGAATGGCTATGACAGCAGTAGCGCTAGCCATATCTGTTATTGAATGGCTACGACAGCAGTAGCACTAGCCAGATATGTTATTGAATGGCTACGACATCCTGCTATCCTATACAGCTGTAGTAGATGTTGCTGATTGTCATAAGAGAGTACAGAGAACAGAGATGTCACATACCAATACTACTGGAGCTGTAAACAACGATAAGAAGTGCATGTTGCAGTTTGCAAGACTATTGCAAGTATGTTGAAAATGAGCGGCCAATGGAATGCACTAATGTTGAGGGATTCTCAGCAGGGAAGAGCTCAGAGACTGCTGCAGTGTTATCTAGTCTAAACCAAGTCTAAACCATGCTCTGTCCTGCCCATAATATACTGACTCATTCCATTACTAGCTCAAACTGCATTTCAACTTGGGTTATATGCCAGGATATCAGAATTTCGATGTCCAAACAACATCTAGTGTTTTGGTGACTAGTGACACACATTTTGTTTTGCAGCATCTATACTCACttcagaaatcaaatcaaatcaaatcaaatttatttatatagcccttcgtacatcagctgatatctcaaagtgctgtacagaaacccagcctaaaaccccaaacagcaagcaatgcaggtgtagaagcacggtggctaggaaaaactccctagaaaggccaatacctaggaagaaacctagagaggaaccaggctatgtggggtggccagtcctcttctggctgtgccgggtggagattataacagaacatggccaagatgttcaaatgttcataaatgaccagcatggtcgaataataataaggcagagcagttgaaactagagcagcagcacagtcaggtggaagttgaaactggagcagcagcatggccaggtggactggggacagcaaggagtcatcatgtcaggtagtcctggggcatggtcctagggctcaggtcctccgagagagagaaagaaagagagaaggagagaattagagaacgcacacttagattcacacaggacaccgaataaatGGATCCTCTTCTTCATACCTCTCTGAGATATGACTCCATGACAACATATAGAACTGAACTGATATGGGGAAAATACATGAGCATCACTGTGGTTACCAGGTTCCCGCCACCCGTGACCTTTGACCcctttccctctatctctccaggtCAGGTCCGACAGGGACAAGTTCTCAGTCTTCATGGATGTGAAGCACTTCTCTCCTGATGAACTCAACGTAAAAGTGACTGATGACTATGTGGAGATCCAGGGaaagcatggagagagacaggtgagaccTCCCACCATCGGTGACCCCTGGTTGGATGGGTTAAGATTCCATCCCATCTAAGCAGCACACACCCTAATCTCTCTGGACGGACAGGCTGAGCTAGCTCATAACTACCACTGTGACTTGTGGTAGTACACCCACTCCTGAGTTCAAACACAATCCCTCTACTATGGCTTGGAACACCAACGCCTGGTTTCTCACATGTGCACATATATATCAGTGGGGGCTGCTGACGGGAGGACggatcataataatggctggaacgaaaCGAATAGAATGGAAtcaacacctggaaaccatgtgtttgatgtatttgataccattccactgattccactcctgtCATTACCACaaacccatcctccccaattaccaacctcctgtgacatactgtctatactgtacaTGTATAGTGTGAGTGCCTGCACGCCTGTCACATGGAAACACCCTGTGGCAGTAGTTGAAGCAACAAGCGCACCAGATACTGTCATCACTGTGCTTTCCAGGTCAGTGCATTCATCCTTAGGCAGGTTGCTCCTTCCAACTACCTAGACAGAGCCACTGCTACAACAACCAGCATTAACCAGCCACGTCCTCAAAGAGATGCTAACAAGATGTGTTATTAGATTCAACATTTTGAGTCAGAGGAGAATTTCTCAACCTAATTAATGTGTGCcgagcacacccacccacccacccacacacccacccacacacacacacccacccacccacccacccacccacccacccacccacccacccacccacccacccacccacccacccacccacagccTTGTTTTGTTTACTCTGGGAATTGGTCGGCTTACGCGCATTACCCCTCATACGAATTCAATTCAACCCTTTTCTAGGCCCATGTTCAGCCAGGATGAAGTCCAACAACCAAGCAGTTACGTGTCCTCAGATGAACCTATACACACGGACACACTTTTCTGGGAAAAACATCTCCAATGATAGGGATTCCTACATAAACAATGGGACACATTGTTTGGGGTCATTTCATTTTCTGGGGCCACACGGTGACACAGAACCAATGTGATGTATGTTTTAGTCATAGAGGTGAACGTGACCCACAATGTTCTGAGTTTTCCTTTGTAAGAGTTAACAGTCATTAAATTAGATTACAATATGCTacttatctctctcttttctctctttcttctctctctctctctctctcttttctctctcttctctctctgtctctccctctctcttctctctctgtctctctctctccctctctcttctctctctctctctccctctctcttctctctctctctctccctctctcttctctctcgtcaTTTATTTTCATTCTGGATGTTAGTGGCCTCCAGGGACAGGCTGAGTGGGGGAGCCGTTGTAACTAAGGAACGTTTTGCTTTCTCTTACGTCCTTTCTGCGTCATTCCCAGCAGCCGCACATGTTTTTTTCTTAGAGTGCTGAATTCATATGTTTAGGCCTGTATCTGCCAGTGTGAAGGGATAATGATTTTAAAAGCACCATAAAAAACATTCAGCATTTTCCATCTAAAGTGTTGAACGTGGACCCTACATCGTTACTCTCATCCTcatttgtctctctcttgtctccagGACGACCACGGTTACATCTCACGTGAGTTCCACCGCCGCTACCGCCTCCCCTCCAGCGTGGACCAATCGGCTATCTCCTGCACACTGTCCACCGACGGCCTCCTGACCCTTTGTGGCCCAAAGGTCAGCGGTGGCGGTGGCGACCTCGGCCGTGGCGACCGCAGCATCCCCGTCACCCGCGACGACAAGACTAACGCCTCCCCCTCCTCTTAAGAAGACGTGGGTGGCACTGGGGATGCGGGGGTGTCGAAGGGCGGAAGGGGGCATGCAGGGGGGGGCTTCTCTTCCAAATAAAACAGCCGTGTGGCTGGGGCAGGGTGCGGGGGGCTGAACAACACATTCCTTTACCCCCAAAGTCTCCCCACCCCCTCGCCCCTCCCCTCACCACCCTACcccaatccctctctccctgactccaCACTTAGAAGATATCAGTGTATTTCTAGTCTAATATTTTCTCATTTTTTAGACTATGCTAGACTATTATGGCAGTGTTAATATTCTGCCTCTGATTATGACTCATGACCCATGAGGATGGATAAAGAGAGGGATGGTTGGGGCTTGGGGGGGACAACAAAACAAAAGGATTTAAGAGAGGGTCACATGACTTAACCCTGGCTTTCTACTTCTTgtgtaaacaaacaacaaatcGGTCACCCCAGGGGTACCGTGGGTAATATTTCACCCAGTGAGGAAGCTGCCGTCTTTCTCCTGGCTGTACTGAAGGGCTTTACTGAGCAACTC
Protein-coding sequences here:
- the LOC109890507 gene encoding alpha-crystallin A chain, whose translation is MDIAIQHPWFRRAMGSMYPARLFDQFFGEGMFDYDLFPYAASTISPYYRQSLFRNFLDSTNSGMSEVRSDRDKFSVFMDVKHFSPDELNVKVTDDYVEIQGKHGERQDDHGYISREFHRRYRLPSSVDQSAISCTLSTDGLLTLCGPKVSGGGGDLGRGDRSIPVTRDDKTNASPSS